In Anolis sagrei isolate rAnoSag1 chromosome 5, rAnoSag1.mat, whole genome shotgun sequence, the DNA window acacctaaagaaggacaataatatgttgcatgttccagagtaggcaaaccagacaatcttcacatcagcattgacaaagaaacaacaagaaatactgtttactcacgaGGATagagaaaatacatatattagaaaccaaccctttctcgttattttattttccagctcatgagactgggccacagcaatgtgtggcaggggaccgctagtcaatatatatgtatgtagacTAATATCAAAGGGGTACAAATAATGAGATTATTTTGACTCTCAAGTTACTTGTTACTCCAGAATGCGACAgacaaataagaaaaaatagaTGAAAAGGGTATTCAGAGAATCCGACCTTGACATAAACAGCCTCCAAACAATCTCACCATTAAGTTCATCTCTAGATTTGGTAGATCTTTTGCCTCGCTTCTTGAAAAAGTTAGAGGCATCTGATTCTTGAATGAAGACTCTCTTTTCCAGACCTGGAAGCAGACAAACAAGAAGATCTGACACTGGGGTGTGTGGATCACGTATTGCTATGAAAGGTTTTTAAATGTGATtagtcttgtttgtttgtttgtttgtttatttacagcttttatattccgcccttctcacccctcaggggactcagggcggatttcagtgtacacatatatagcaaacattcaatgccaatttttgacataccaacatatatagacatacacagaggctatttaactttttctggccgccagggaagctgtcgctttcatcgtccatttgcgacgctgatgaagcacttccgcattccccgcatgcttccccgctggaatgctttgctggagtcttttttatggcctcatagatcagttaatttagcctccccacactttaaggtggtacctaattttcctacttgacagatgcaactgtctttcgggttgcaaaggtcgacaacaggctacacaattggttggaaacccactccaacccgggctggcttcgaattcatgaccttttggtcagagtgatcttaatgcagctgacactcagccagctgcgctacAATCCTGGTGTTTGTATTCTCTTTCCTGCTCACTTCCAAAATCAGGGAATTTATCaatttatcaatacgggttaaagaaaattattataagttaatatggaaatggtacctaacaccagtaagaatagcaaatataaataaaaactatttaaaaaattgctggagaggatgtcaagaatcaggaacatatatacatatgtggtggcaatgtaaatatgtaaataatttttgggggaaagtatttagagaaatagaagatacaatgaatattaaaatagaaagaagtcctagtatagctttagtatcattatataataataaacaattgaaaaaagaggataaagaagcgataacaaatttattaacaatagcaagactgcttatagcaaggaactggaaatctatataaataaaaatgtaatattcgtttgtgggattaacagaactcaaaaaccactggatgaattgacaccaaatttggacacaagatacctaacaacccaatgtatgtccttcactcaaaaggattgattttctcatttgggagttgtagttgctgggatttatagttcaactacaatcaaagagcattctgaaccccaccaatgatggaattgaaccaaacttggcacacagttctcccctgaccaacagaaaatactggaagggtttagtgggcagtgtcctttggttttggagttgtagttcacctacatcccgagatcactgtggactcaaacaatgatggatctggaccaaacgctacaagaagactcagtatgcccaatgtgaacactggtggagtttgaggaaaatagaatcttgacatttggaagttgtagttgctgggatttatagttcagctacaatcacagagcattctgaaccccaccaacgatagaattgggccaaacctcccacacagaacccccatgacaatcagagtgggccacagcaaggtgtggcaggggacagctagtgagaaataaatacacaaatagaggagtggtacaaagaagtatggaaattggcaataaatgataagctggcatgcatattaaaagttaaaagaggtatatggaaacaaagtgattttgattatGTATagagaaaaaatattgaaaaggggtttaaaaagaaagaaggaaagttacctccacaagaagaattgaaattttgacagatgatatgtaaaagctgtggcttgggagggtggtggggagcacagcggtgagggatagacaatatgtataagcagaaatataacactagatgccaaaagttaaagtatggtaagttgtattgaataatatgtatctgctgtaaaataaacaatgtataacacatgtattaaaccatgatctatataaataaaaatgtaatgttcgtttgtgagattaacagaactcaaaaaccactgggggaattgacaccaaatttggacacaagacacctaacaacccaatgtatgtccttcactcataaaaacactgaaaaacacagcaaaagccccaaaaaactaaatgacgaaaagctaaacgacaatacagaaaaagggggagggaaggggaagaaaaaaaaagaaagaaagagtgagggagggagagaaagaaagaaggaaagggataaggaagcatggaagcaaagagagaaggaaggaaagaagtagagaaggaagaaaggagagaaagagggagggaaagaaaaagagaagaaaggaaagttagagaaggaaggaaggagagaaggaaagaaaaaagggaaagaaggaaggaaagagggagcgaaggaaggggagaagatgtagagaaagagggagggaaggaaagaaggaaagagagaaggaagaaaagagagacggaagagagagagaaaaggggggaaggaaagtaatagagaaggatggaagaagagaaggaaagacaggaaggaaggaaagaaaaaagggaaagaaggaaggaaagagggagtgaaggaaggggagaagatgtagagaaagaggggggaaggaaaaaaggaaagagagaaggaagaaaagagagacagaagaagagaaagaaaaagggggaaggaaggaaatagatagAGAAcgatggaagaagagaaggaaagacaggaaggaaggaaggaaggaaggaaggaaggaaggaaggaaggaaggaaggaaggaatccttaaattgtgctattttaaatggtgtattttaatatttagataaatgttttttaatgtttatgtattgtatacaggcactgaatgtttgccatgtatatttgtactccactctgagtccccttcggggtgggaagggcggaatataagtgtttttaataataataataataataataataatggaataataatggaataataatggaataataataataataataataatataatataataataataataatataataataataacaataataataataataataataataataataataatggaaggaaggaaggaaggaaggaaggaggaaggaggaaggtatggaaggagggaaagaaggagagaaagagggaaggttggccacagcaacgcatggcgggtacagctagtaaaataataaaaatattttttgcaaaaacaaaatCAGGGAATGGATCACAGTGCATCTTCCCACTTACTTTCTTTTCTTGATTCTCCCGTTGCCGCCTTCTTGGAACCCACGGCCACTGTCTTGGAGCCCACAGACATGGCGCTGGCACCCTTAAGCACTAAGCAAGACAGAAGATCAAGTATTGTTTAAATCAGTTAAAGAGTCACAGTAGGAGCTTGGGGAAAATCACAAAGAAGTGCTTCAGACTAAAATCTGCAAAGGTCCTGCCAATATTATATTCTGTCTGACCGGAGATAAATTTGCTTTGAAACCCACAGTCCATTTGACCCAAGGTCACAATGCATTACATCCCTCCTGTCTCAACAGCAACAGTCCAGTAAAAGAAACCGTATACCTGATATATCTGTAATCTGGAGAAACGTCTTACCATTGCAATGTTATCAGACACAGCCTCCCTCCATCCTATTAAAATGACAAATGCCAGCACACACTGGGCACTTCCAGATTATTGTTTCCTGAAATCCAGCCTTTCCTCTTAGTTATTTTTGCAAACCGTACATACCAATCAGGAGCGCAAGAGTCATGAGATAGGTCAGAAAAAGCACTTGCTTCCAGTTCATCTTTCCAATGTTCTAGCTGGCACAATAATGAATGTCACAGTGACATTTGGAGAGGTCTATGACAAAAATTTAGTCCTGTCCTCCTTCTAGGAAACTAAGCAGAAAGTTAGACTGTTCCCTTTAGGGTGGGAGGGTCAGAGGAGGGACCTTGGCTGGTACTTGTCTTGGCAGTTCCCAGGCATATCAAGGGAACTTGGAAACATCAACACAGGAAGAACTCATGTGAACCCTCGGATGCTCAACAGACAGACATCACACACCGAGTGAGTTAGGAGTAGTGCAGCAATGTGGAAGACAGGAAGATACATCATTTAAttgcaaaaaaaggaagaaataatttCAGAAAGGAATTATCTGACGTTGCTGTGAAGCAAATACATGGCAAGGCTAGCAGTGATTCCCACTTAGGTAGggtgggaaaataataataataataataataataataataacactttatttgtaccccactacccccagtggcgcagtgggttaaagcactgagatgctgagcttgttgatcgaaaggttgcaggttcgattcaggggagtggcgtgagctaccgctgtcagccctagcttctgccaacctagcagttcgaaaacatgcaaatgtgagtagatcaataggtaccgctccggcgggaaggtaacggcgctccatgcagtcatgccagccacatgaccttggaggtgtctacggacaacgctggctcttcggcttagaaatggggatgagcaccacaccccagagtcagacatgactggacttaaggtcaggggactacctttacctttaccatctccccaagggactcggtgcggcttacatgaggccgagcccaaacacaacaatacaagcaataatcacaacaatacaagcaattgaaataaaacataaacatataacattaacaataagacaacatacaattaaactatgggaaggccaaatgtaaaattaaaattggaaatagtgctgaacatggacaaaaaggtgatagtggcgtttgtggaaagacatatgagcagacctaaaaaatgtaaagtgctttagaaggacaaagtgctatgggatcgttaatccgggaaggcacactggaacaaccacgtcttcaagctcctcctgaaaactgccagggttggggcttgcctgatgtccttagggagtgagttccagagttgaggagccaccactgaaaaggccctctctctcgtccccaccaatcgcgcctgcgatgctggcaggattgagaggacggcctctccagatgaatgaagagatcatgtgggttcgtatacagagatgcagtcacgcagataggtgggtcccaaaccgttcagggctttgtaggtaagaacctgcaccttgaattggtgaatgtgaatggcagccagtggagctccttgaacaggagggatgaccgctccctgtaagaagccTCGGTCAAATATCTGTTGAAATTCATTCTTTGTCAATGAAAGAGCTGAAGAATGGGGCCAAAATTCTCTTAGTCACACAGGTGTGTATGGCTTATGCACATATACAGTTGGTCCTACATATTTATGAGtttgacttttgtgaatttgatcaTTAATAGATTTGATTTAACATTATTTCAGAAATCttgaggtcctccagtgtgattccatggTTAACTTGGAATCACTTCTCCATAGCGTaatgaattctgttcctgttctTGATTTATTTCTACTTTTTAAATTTACCAACAAGTTTTTGAACTGACCTCAGGAGAAACAtatgattgagagggcagcagcggagcagttgcagcaattcctagacaacacagccaGACTAGCTCCCTTCCAATCCGGCTTCGGTGCGGGGCATGGTCTCCaccacggatcaccttcgatgccagcttgaccagggtggatcagcactgcttgtgttattggatctcacagcagcatttgacacagtcgaccacaatcttttgacccaccgccttgctgctgttggagtgagagggacagctttaaattggctgtcctcctttcttcacaactgtggacagcgagtggagaggggaggcctggtctctgagaggtcccctctatcttgtggggttcctcagggggccattctctcccctctgttgtttaacatctatatgcgaccacttgctcagctggttcgaggttttgggcttgagtgttaccagtacgctgatgacactcagctggtgctgaagatggaaggcctactggactctgtacccgattatttccatcagtgcctcgaggccgttactggatggctgcgtgccagcaggttgagggtgaatccagcaaagacggagatgctatggctgggtcaaccgggcagtggggatatccagctgcctaccctggatggcaaggtgctacgcccatcatcattggtaaagagtctgggagtccttttggaccctccgctgacgatggaggcacaggtctccgccattagcagaactgctttttttcatctgcggcaggctagacagctggccctgtacctgtccagggacgacctagctacggtgatccaggctacggtcatctcaagactggactactgcaacgccctctacattggccttcctttgctggtgatccggaagctcaagttgataCAAAatacagctgctcggcttcttgcgggaattccgatgagatgccacataacaccaatcttactgcagctgcattggtgatggtactcacctttaaggccttgcatggtctggggccgatgtacctgagggaccgcctcaccccctaccaaccccagagatctctccgttctgaggaccaagatctattggaaattcccagtgtcaagaccttgcgtctaacagcaaccagacacagagcctttacagcagtggcaccatcgctctgaaATACTCTGTCACCTGAAGTCCATGACTTGCGGGACTTAACAGCTTTCCGcggggcttgtaagacatacctgtttcgacaggcctttgatttttgatattgctgtttttaaattgttttaaattgtttttaaattgtgttagattttagccgttcctgtaagccgctctgagccccaggggagtggcggcatataagttcaaataataaataaataaataaatatgtcaaatGGTTACAGAGATCAGAAGGAACAAGCTACATATTTTCTTGCTACATGTGGAATTTTCTCTTTAGGCATGTGCAAAGAGTTTTGTGGGACCCTGACAAAATAAGTTGTGTTTGACATAAACTTTCAGGGATTGTTATCTAGCATGTAAGGGAactgtccaaggtactgaattCTTTTTCTAGATCTATGAGCCTGTTGAATGGCTCATTTAAAACTAAACAAAACATGAAATGGATTTATCACATCACTGGCATGGGAGCCACCTGTCACAATAAATTTAATgtacagatttgataaatgtgaattaaaTGATCGGTGAGAAtgaatggaaaaatggaaggatgaaaggagggagtcaataattttggagacaccagtataatgtTAAGACCAGCAATGACTacttgcttgctggactgtaattaaaaattgCTAATAAGAATTGAacgtaaactgtgataagaactggacagtgatgagataaatgtttacaatgttaagaataTTCTTATAAAAGGCTCAGGTCTAATAATGCTctaagtgtggcagacctgaggagtctgttccacccgctatgctctgttccatgggaaggagagagatagtgtatcaTGGAGTGGCAGATTTGAGCAGGTGGAGTGGCAGGCTGCATTGCCACAGAGACCGGCTGGGGGTGATAACTCACTGGGCTTTCCCTGTGCCCCCACTGCTCTCCCTGCTCTCCTTTCAAGGACATCCTCTGCCCTTGCTGCTCACCTCCTCCAAAGGCCACTGGGCTTGCCTAAGCCTATGGAAGTGCCTCCGGACGACAACTTCCAGCAGCCCTGGGTGGCGGCGTGCCATGAATATGTTTGCTGCTTTTGTTTCAATGTTTCAACATTTCAATTTGGCAGTCAAGCTCTAATATAGATaggtttgtattttttaaaaaaataaatccaagGGGGTAGCTCTACCGTAACTTGGAATGTGAACAAAATTCAACTGGAAAACATCATAATATTTGGAAAGGGAAAGAACAAGAAGCAAGAGTGGTATAGAGCtgaaatttaggggtctttgccaggaggcagagaccaatcagactcaccAAAGAGTTCGTTGCCCTGGTGAGACAGAGAAGCaccaatatttttccctgattttcccaataaaaggtctcaccaagtagAAGGAATcaccaccgaggtttattagcaattcagcttaaaaggatgcaaagcagcaatcattcgccaagcagagcatgtggttacagaaacaaatggcatttttatagaaaatacagagttgtgggtTTCAATTCTCCCCGCTCCCCACCCTCCGCCTGGCAGAAAAGTGATTGGCTGATGCcacaacagctgggaggaggctcggccgcCCTCTGAGTTTGTGGGCCAATCAGAAGGCTCCTGCCACTTCGGCGCGTTGGCGaatcaggagggagagagggcgggacaagggaatataatgcattcttgagtggattatggaaactaaggaaatgtccaaatgcctggcgaGTCCTAGAAAGGCCTGCAAGCCAGGCTAGGCTATTGTCCTGTGATGGGTGGCAATAAACATAATCCAGGTTTTCTCTAACAGCACAGACAGGAGAACAATGGGGGCAAACTTAGGTGGATGTCTTTAGTGAGAGGCTGAATGGGTGACAGGTTGGGAGGGGAAAACTTTTCGAGGGTTTTCCCTTATCCCATGGAGATATGATTAAGAGTTTGCTAATTGGTGACTTCCTTGGTGGCCAAGTACCTCCGAAGCCAAGGAATATCATCTTTTGTCACTGTCCATGCAAGGGATATCtatagataagagttctttgtgatGGCTAATCTTTGCCCCTCCAGGATCAGGGCAACTTCCTTACACATTTTTCCTCAAGGAGATGGGAAGGGGgcaaaaagggtcagggcaaggtcaaataaataaaggaaaatatagaaatacaggagaaaatatgaaaatatagaaatcataatacagagagtaaatccaactaccctcccccagtgtccataaagggaaatatatccatgagggggaaagagagtcccttgtttgtgagatgggggaccatcaggagcccaggtgtgtctcagatggaaaaattcaaatacttttgtggcatgattttcagtaataaattggttaccttctgctgtaaacatatgaaaatagggcacaaAACCTTGATtgaatgatacacaccaaattgaccaaggtaaaggtaaaggtagtcccctgacattaagtccagtcatgtctgactctggggtgtggtgctcatctccatttcttagccgaagagccagcgttgtccgtagacacctccaagttcatgtggccggcatgactgcatggagcgccgttaccttcccgctggagcggtacctattgatctactcacatttgcatgttttcgaactgctaggttggcagaagctagggctgacagcggaagctcacgccgctccccggaatcgaacctgcgacctttcgatcaacaagctcagcagctcagtgctttaacccactgtgccaccagtctGATGTCCTTGCTCTTagcaaactataagttactatctctatgTTCGACTTCAAGAGAACAATGCAAACCAAATTGGTCAAAATGACTTGTATGGAGAAGGTTTTAAAGTAGCTGGATCCTTTGGGAGATGCGGCCCAGCACCTTGAATAGCTCTTTTATGACAATGGTTTCATTGTCATAAATGTCACTGCTGGTGGCTTGAGCTCTTTATTAAGCAGCTATCAGTGAGGTTTCTGATAACTGTCTTAAGGAAAGAAGATATGCATGAAAATTTAGAAACGATTGACCCAAGGAAAGCTTTGATCTAATGAGAAACTTTTGGAAAGATTCTGTGAGGGAAAGAAATCTGCGCATTGCAAACCCTTATTTACCTTAATGTTTCACAGGACCAGGTACTGTAGGTTCTATTTCacgccccttccacaaagctgtataaaatccacattgaactggatcatatggcagtgtggactcagataatccagttcaaagcagatattgtggattatttgccttgatattctgggttatatggctatatgAAGGGCCCTCCGAAGGTGGAACTGGCAAACCCAacttagaaaaccctatgaaattcatgcaacaggtgacttgaaagcacaaaacacagacaggctttatccactgttctttgcTTCCACCTTGTGGCCAGTAAAAAGGTTGCTTTATTCTTGTTCTTAGGATAAAGGGGAATGGACcatggaggtactgttttacagtggctctgatCCTTTCTGGAgagtcgcacccagaaggtgttattgggggacacttGTTCaatcccacaaccattgtcttgtgggattcctcagggatcaatactgtctcccatgttgtttaacatctacatgaagccgctgggggagatcatccagagtttcggggtgcggtgtcacctgtacacagatgacgtccaactctgtcactccttctcacctgctaccaaggaggctgtccaggttctgaaccggtgcttggccactgtgacggtctggatgagggcaaacaaattgaaactgaatccagacaagacagaggtactcctcgtCAGTCGCAAGGCctaacagggcatagggttacagcctgtgttggacagggttacactccccctgaagacgcaggttcgcagcttggatgtGATCCTGGACCCATCGccgagcttggaaccccaggtttcagcggtgaccgaGAGAGCATTTCCACaattaccttgggaagtctgtaccttgggaagtctgacttggccacagtagtccatgctctggttacatcctgtaaaGACTACTGCCATgcgttctacgtggggttgcctttgaagactgtctggaagctccaacagtcggcagccaggttCTTAACAGGGGTGGCGCTCAAAGAGCAAActattcctctgttgcgccagctccactggctgccaatttgctaccgggtacaattcaaaatgctggctttagcctataaagcaggggtcctcaaactaatgcctgggggccggatacggctctccaaggtcatttacctgaccctcgctcagggtcaacctaagtctgaaatgtcttgaaagcacacaacagcagcaacaacactatctcatcagccaaaagcagccccactcTTCCCACTAaattactaataagtttatatttgttaaagttgttcttcattttaattattgtatgttttaaagtgtcttttgcactacaaataagatatgtgcagtgtgcataagaattccttcatgttgttttcacattataatccggccctccaacagtttgagagactgtgatccggccctctgtttaaaaagtttgaggacccctgctataaagccataaacagttctggcccaacatacctgtccaaaagtatctcctcctatgaaccatctaggacattaagataatttggggaggccctgctctcgatcccgcctgcattacAAATATGTTTggcaggaacaagagacagggccttctcagtggtggcccctcggctatggaaggcccttcccaaggac includes these proteins:
- the UCMA gene encoding unique cartilage matrix-associated protein — its product is MNWKQVLFLTYLMTLALLIVLKGASAMSVGSKTVAVGSKKAATGESRKESLEKRVFIQESDASNFFKKRGKRSTKSRDELNAETRQMLAADEQRREYYEEQRNEFENFVEEERDEQDERSREQIEQWREYHYDGLDPPYLYNRHIV